Proteins from one Cryptomeria japonica chromosome 4, Sugi_1.0, whole genome shotgun sequence genomic window:
- the LOC131077366 gene encoding uncharacterized protein LOC131077366 produces the protein MLGIPARRSIDEASVNKYNKSSTISRRWQTPAPPSILHLPRPPRRTRKPKKCNPCVDKGGDRGEAEAEEEAHRGKLEALFGQEREFARSVPIVLLHPNALHSPRRGKVLSRHSASSRDSEDARLILELESSEREQARGREAWGPQDWKFQAEVLRAECNLLRMEKEVAVRRWEQGCAEMHHALTMAHSLHSAVQTIITGRKKIVDEKNAQVVLQTTLQNQIEALQGKLEKLQKNSEFRESELKKCSNFDRQAMFLQRRLDKLRKRSKERSYSEDTAKALQQRLETLVRAVCTTAQWEIDKENTKADYVEIALEEEDEHEVLIEPRLRIQRPSSIKCCLDDNQNRLLDATLLKEKLDSLSMNMNERKEAAAQIQKEYRSMLSSSGNCSSRRVDAPERAEQEGNQENKLCSERCKATIRKIAEQVQAETEQWFQVQEILHHVREEMEDLQKSRDFWEDHALHSDAKIATLQTAMHEWREKAHKYENKISELQSEITRVRNEKEQVRHRHALEQSRWLDGSSRLTHGLVLSNSAKSSMTSATDCDSDNHEAAINVSHRGNSSESREIEVVHHTEDENWNEKENLKTKFVHIAKPRIPKAMQKSHTSSNKNSLNTASKLRQSDTNQKSFTMHPQQSDCVAGQLSGKRSNRKVRDLHSKENSLLLNRHPQRGTPVKRGQVNKNLEVMGSGKSSSSSTRSPLVDIGNASPFRIRRTIFPVSTEESSDP, from the exons ATGTTGGGCATTCCTGCGAGACGATCAATAGACGAAGCTTCCGTTAATAAGTATAATAAATCCTCCACCATTAGCAGAAGATGGCAGACGCCTGCTCCGCCATCTATTTTGCACCTTCCCAGGCCTCCCAGACGCACCCGCAAGCCTAAAAAATGCAACCCTTGTGTGGACAAAGGTGGTGACAGAGGAGAAGCAGAAGCAGAAGAAGAGGCACATAGAGGCAAACTGGAGGCCCTATTTGGGCAGGAAAGGGAATTTGCGCGGTCTGTTCCCATTGTTCTTCTGCACCCTAACGCTCTTCATTCGCCCAGGCGGGGGAAAGTTCTTTCGCGTCACTCTGCTTCCAGTCGCGACAGCGAAGATGCGAGACTCATCTTGGAATTGGAAAGCAGTGAGAGAGAACAGGCGAGGGGTAGAGAAGCGTGGGGTCCTCAGGACTGGAAGTTTCAGGCGGAAGTTCTGAGGGCCGAGTGTAATCTTCTGAGAATGGAAAAGGAGGTGGCTGTGAGGAGATGGGAGCAGGGCTGTGCTGAGATGCACCACGCTCTTACCATGGCTCATTCACTTCATTCCGCTGTGCAGACTATTATTACG GGAAGGAAGAAGATTGTGGACGAGAAGAATGCCCAAGTTGTGCTGCAGACCACCCTGCAGAACCAGATAGAAGCCTTGCAGGGCAAGCTAGAAAAGCTTCAGAAGAACTCGGAATTTAGAGAAAGTGAGTTGAAAAAATGCAGCAACTTTGATCGACAGGCGATGTTTCTGCAGAGGAGATTGGATAAATTGCGCAAAAGGTCAAAGGAGCGGTCATACAGTGAAGATACTGCCAAAGCTCTGCAACAGCGATTGGAGACGCTTGTCCGGGCTGTTTGCACCACCGCACAATGG GAGATTGATAAGGAGAATACTAAGGCGGATTATGTAGAAATTGctcttgaagaagaagatgaacatgAAGTCCTTATAGAACCAAGATTGAGAATCCAGAGACCTTCCAGCATAAAATGTTGTTTGGATGACAACCAGAATCGACTACTGGAT GCTACTCTGCTCAAGGAAAAGCTTGATTCTCTTTCTATGAATATGAATGAGAGAAAGGAAGCTGCAGCACAGATACAGAAGGAATACAGATCTATGCTTAGTAGTTCTGGAAATTGCAGTTCTAGGAGGGTAGATGCACCTGAAAGAGCAGAACAG GAAGGTAATCAAGAAAACAAGCTTTGCTCTGAACGTTGCAAGGCTACAATTAGGAAAATTGCTGAACAAGTTCAAGCAGAGACAGAGCAGTGGTTTCAAGTCCAAGAAATCTTACATCATGTACGTGAAGAAATGGAAGACCTACAAAAGTCAAGGGACTTCTGGGAAGATCATGCCCTCCATTCTGATGCAAAGATTGCAACCTTACAGACAGCG ATGCATGAATGGAGAGAAAAGGCACACAAATACGAGAACAAGATCTCAGAGTTGCAGTCAGAAATTACTCGAGTGAGAAATGAGAAGGAGCAAGTCAGACATAGGCATGCCCTTGAGCAGAGTAGATGGCTTGATGGAAGTAGCAGACTCACACATGGATTGGTATTGTCAAATTCAGCAAAAAGCTCAATGACTAGTGCTACTGATTGTGACAGTGATAATCATGAGGCCGCTATTAATGTTTCACATAGGGGCAACAGTTCTGAAAGCAGAGAAATAGAAGTAGTCCATCATACCGAGGATGAAAATTGGAATGAGAAAGAGAATCTGAAGACCAAATTTGTGCACATTGCTAAGCCAAGAATACCCAAAGCCATGCAAAAGTCTCACACCAGTAGTAACAAGAACTCTCTGAACACGGCTTCAAAACTCAGACAATCAGACACTAACCAAAAGTCGTTCACTATGCATCCTCAGCAAAGTGATTGTGTTGCAGGGCAACTTTCAGGCAAAAGGTCTAACAGAAAGGTTCGGGATCTTCATTCCAAAGAGAATTCGCTGCTTCTTAACAGACACCCTCAGAGAGGAACTCCTGTAAAAAGGGGTCAAGTGAATAAGAATCTGGAGGTAATGGGATCAGgaaaatcatcttctagttctacACGTTCACCACTGGTAGATATTGGGAATGCTTCTCCATTTAGAATCAGAAGAACAATTTTTCCAGTATCTACAGAGGAATCATCTGACCCCTGA